A segment of the Candidatus Rokuibacteriota bacterium genome:
TCACGGGACTTCTGGCGATATCTGCAGGCGCCCGACTCCGTCGGCTCCTGACCTTCGGGGGTGCGACCCTCTTGCCGCTGGCCGTCGCCCTCGTCGCGCTCCTGTACGCAGGCACGCCCGCGAAGACCCTGCTCGCGGACTTGGTGCTCTTCCCTCTCTCGACGTTTGCCGAGGCGCGGGCCCTGCCGGCACCGAATCCCCTATCGGGGCTTCACGGCCCGGTCGCGCTCGCGGAGGTGTTCGCGGGGCTGCGGTTCTATTTTCCGCTCGGGATTCTTGCTATTACCGGCATCACCGTCGTCGCGCTCTGGCGCCAGCGGGCGTTAGACCGGGCCGAGCTACGCCGCGTGGCCTTGTTCGCCGGGCTCGTCCTGCTGTTCCTCAATAACGCGCGCATCCGCTCGGACGTAGTCCACGCGCTCCCGGCCTGGTGCCCCGCCCTCGTGCTCTTCGCCTGGCTCGCCTCCAAGGCTCGGAATCGCCTGCTGAAGGGCCTTATCGCCGGAACTGCGCTGACCTTCGGCCTGCCACCGCTCCTCACCAAGCTGACCTTCGCCGCCTACATGGTGAGCTTCGCGGCCACGGGGACGAGCGAGTTCACCTACACCATCCCCCGCGCGCGGGGCATCGCCGATGCGCCCGCCCAGCAGGCATACGAGGCGGGCGTCGAGTACATTCGCACGGTGGTGCCGCCTGACGCCCGGATCTTTGTGGGCAACCTCCATCATGATCGCGTGGCGACCGGGGATGCGCTGTTCTACTTCCTCGCGGAACGACACAGTGCCACGCGCTACCATGAGATCCACCCAGGCCTCACGACCACCGCCGCTGTCCAGGAGGTCATGGTCAGCGAGTTGGAGCGGGCGGGCGTCACCTACGTCGTCATTCGGCTCCGAGACCCAGCCCTCAAAGACGACGACGGCCAGCCCCACGGTGGGGTAGAGATTTTAGACCGGTATATTCAGACACGCTTTGAGCCCGTCGTGGGTTTCGGAACATACCTCATCGCCAAACGCAAGTGACTGCAGGGTGCTCCCCAGAGACACGCCTCGTTGTGGGTTACAGCCGATTGCCGTACCAGGCTGGTCAGCCTCTTGAAGCTCGAATGAAACCTCTGAACGACCCCCCGGGAGCACAAGCAGTTAGACCAAGTCGACCTGGAAGGCGACGGGAGTCGATTTCGGTGATTGCGGGCCCGTGATTTGAACCAACGGTGCCGAACGACCTCAGTTCTCGGTGCAGGGGACTGAAAGTCGCGTTCCAATCCCTTTGCCTTCGCCACGGATCCACTTGGGGCCGTCTGTTGGGCGTGCTCTAAGCGGTGTTACCGGGGGTTCCTCCCTAAATTCTCCTTGACCTTCCAGTGGCTGGAAGGTCTATCGTGGCGGCCATATCAAACAGGGAGGTGAGCCGATGGCACAGGCTCTCACCATCGGTCGGCTCGCAAAGGCTACTGGCGTGGCGGCGAAGACCATTCGCTACTACGAACAGATAGGCGTGCTGCCGACCCCGAGCCGCACGGCAGGCGGATATAGACAGTACGATCAGTCCGGCGTGCAGCGGCTGCGCTTCATCCGTCGGGCCCGCTCGTTGGGCCTGCCGCTCCGTGACATCAAAACAGTGATCGTGAGCCTCGATGGGGGACCACGCCTGACCGTGCGTCCTCGTCTGCTGGCGCTGGTCCGACGACAGCTCTCTGCCGTGCAGGACCAGTCCGCCGAGCTCGGACTGCTCGGGCAGCAGCTTGAACAGGTGTTGCACCGCCTGTTGACGTCGCCACGTGAGCGGCCCAGAGAAGGATGTCGGTGTCTGGAGATCGAGGAAGTTGGTGACCCCGCCCACGCGAACGCCACTGAAAGTACCGGGTGACCGCGCCTCCCGTTGACCGGGAGCAGCGAGTGCCGGTCGCGGTGCTTGCTGCGGCGTTCTTGTTCAACCTTGGCCAGGGCGCCCTCCGCCCCTCGCTGCCGCTCTACCTCCAACGATCGTTCGCGGCGAACTACAGGATGGTGACCTTGATCCCGGTGGTCTTCGGCGCGGGGAAATGGATCGCGAGCGTGCCGACCGGATACCTGCTCGGCCGCCTCGGACGACCCCTCATGATCTGGGGCCTGCTGCTGATTGCGCTCATCGACCTCGCCAGCGTCATGACCTCCACCTACACGGTCTTCCTGGGCTTGCGCGCGCTGGGCGGAGTGGGCTGGGCCATGTTCGCGACGGTCGCGACCACGGCCATGGTGAATGTCTCGACCGTGGAGCGCCGTGGGCGCGCGGTCAGCTTGTTATTGATGAGCGAAACGGCAGGGCTCTTGCTGGGCAGCGCCGCTGGCGGTTGGCTGTATCAGGGGCTCGGAGCGGCGAGCCCGTTCGTGTTCGAGGCGGCGTGCGTGTTCGCAGCGGCGGTGGCGGTCGGGCGGTGGGCGTCGCTTGGTGCCCGCCGCGCGCCGGTGCCGCGAGGATCACGCGACTGGCGCCTCCTCACGGCGATACTGCGTAGACCCGGTGTGCTCCTCATGGGCGCGATCAATGCGACCCTGATCGCCATTCAGACGGGTGTCCTCGTCTTCCTCTTTCCTCTCTATTTGGCCAGCCGGGGAGGTGTCGGCCCGGAGGCTATCGGGCTCCTCATCAGTCTGAGCGTGCTCGGCCGACTCCTCGCGCTCTGGCTTGGAGGCACCGTGTCGGACCGGTGGGGGCGCATGCGCGTGCTGATCCCCGGCTTGCTGAGCTATGCCGTCTTGCTCGGCACTGTGACGTGCCTGACGCAGCCGATGGTGCTCGGGGTCTGGAGCTTGGCGATCGGGGCGGCCGCGGGCTTTGTGGCCGCCATCCCGACGGCTGTCATCGGCGATCAGGTTCCGCCACCGCTACAAGGCGTGGCGATCGGCTGGCTCCGTATGATGACCGATAGTGGGCAAATCCTGGGGCCTCTGGTGATGGGCGCCTTGGCGGATGGGGTGGATCTCTCCGCGCCGTTTCTCTTTGGGGCGGCCCTGCTGACGGCGACGGCGTGGCAGTGCCGCCGCCAAGCCAACGCCATATCGGTCGCCGTCACCACGGAACGAAGAGACGCATGACCACAGCGACTGGGCGGGTCATGGTGGTGACCGCGCACCCAGACGACCCCGAGTTCTTGGCGGGCGGGACCGTGGCGAGGCTGGTCAAGGAAGGCCGTGAGGTCACGTACCTCATCGTGACGAACGGTAACAAGGGCTCGGGCGACCGCACCATCACGTCGCAGCGCCTGGCGCCGATTCGCGAGGAAGAGCAGCGGTGTGCCGCCCGCGTGCTCGGCGTCGAGCGGGTAGAGTTTCTCGGCTACGAAGACGGTGAGGTCGAGGACACGCGCGACCTGCGGCGTGACGTAACGAGCCAGA
Coding sequences within it:
- a CDS encoding MerR family transcriptional regulator; this encodes MAQALTIGRLAKATGVAAKTIRYYEQIGVLPTPSRTAGGYRQYDQSGVQRLRFIRRARSLGLPLRDIKTVIVSLDGGPRLTVRPRLLALVRRQLSAVQDQSAELGLLGQQLEQVLHRLLTSPRERPREGCRCLEIEEVGDPAHANATESTG
- a CDS encoding MFS transporter yields the protein MPVAVLAAAFLFNLGQGALRPSLPLYLQRSFAANYRMVTLIPVVFGAGKWIASVPTGYLLGRLGRPLMIWGLLLIALIDLASVMTSTYTVFLGLRALGGVGWAMFATVATTAMVNVSTVERRGRAVSLLLMSETAGLLLGSAAGGWLYQGLGAASPFVFEAACVFAAAVAVGRWASLGARRAPVPRGSRDWRLLTAILRRPGVLLMGAINATLIAIQTGVLVFLFPLYLASRGGVGPEAIGLLISLSVLGRLLALWLGGTVSDRWGRMRVLIPGLLSYAVLLGTVTCLTQPMVLGVWSLAIGAAAGFVAAIPTAVIGDQVPPPLQGVAIGWLRMMTDSGQILGPLVMGALADGVDLSAPFLFGAALLTATAWQCRRQANAISVAVTTERRDA